From Cryomorphaceae bacterium, a single genomic window includes:
- a CDS encoding FAD-binding protein gives MKPNIDSETAAYTLVDDAAIAQFQQMLGAEHVFEDAETRTLYGHDETEDLSFPPEVVLKPETPDEIAAVLRYCNERRIPVTPIGARTGLSGGALSLFGGVGLSLERLNRILHIDTQNLQATVEPGVITQVFQESVEEHGLMYAPDPASRGSCFIGGNIAENSGGPRALKYGVTKDFVLNLEVVLPNGEIIWTGANTLKNSTGYNLTQLMVGSEGTLGIVTKAVMKLLPKPGHNMLMLVPFNSAEKACEAVSAVFRAGITPSAMEFMERDAIDWSLKYVDDVSLPVGEEVAAHLLVEVDGNNPEQLMEECEKISALMEDYGATDVLFADDEQQKNTLWKLRRKVGEAVKAHSVYKEEDTVVPRFALPVLLNGVKEIGRKYGFHSVCYGHAGDGNLHVNIIRGELSEEQWNETLQKGIREIFELTASLGGTISGEHGIGYVQRPFLDVVFSSTHRNIFQQIKQAFDPRGILNPGKAI, from the coding sequence ATGAAGCCAAACATTGATTCTGAAACCGCAGCTTATACCCTGGTGGACGATGCAGCCATAGCGCAGTTTCAACAAATGCTTGGGGCAGAGCATGTATTTGAAGATGCCGAAACACGCACCCTATACGGACACGACGAAACGGAAGACCTCAGCTTTCCGCCGGAGGTTGTACTGAAACCGGAGACGCCTGACGAAATAGCCGCTGTTTTGCGCTATTGTAACGAGCGGCGGATTCCGGTAACGCCCATCGGTGCGCGCACAGGTTTGAGCGGGGGAGCGCTGAGCCTCTTTGGTGGCGTGGGCTTATCACTCGAGCGACTGAACCGCATACTTCATATAGACACCCAAAACCTCCAGGCCACGGTTGAACCCGGTGTGATTACCCAGGTGTTTCAGGAATCCGTTGAAGAACACGGGCTCATGTATGCGCCCGATCCGGCAAGCAGGGGCTCGTGCTTTATCGGTGGAAATATCGCTGAGAACTCTGGCGGACCAAGGGCACTGAAGTACGGAGTGACCAAAGACTTTGTGCTGAACCTGGAGGTGGTGTTGCCCAACGGCGAAATCATCTGGACGGGCGCCAATACCCTCAAAAACTCAACGGGTTACAACCTTACCCAGTTAATGGTTGGCAGCGAAGGCACGTTGGGCATCGTAACCAAAGCCGTGATGAAATTACTGCCCAAACCAGGCCACAATATGCTGATGCTGGTTCCATTCAACAGCGCTGAAAAAGCCTGCGAAGCGGTTTCGGCCGTGTTCAGGGCGGGTATTACACCATCGGCGATGGAGTTTATGGAGCGCGATGCCATTGACTGGTCCTTGAAATACGTGGATGATGTTTCCCTGCCGGTGGGCGAGGAGGTGGCAGCACATCTGCTGGTGGAAGTGGATGGAAACAATCCGGAACAACTGATGGAAGAGTGCGAGAAGATTAGCGCCTTGATGGAAGATTACGGTGCCACAGACGTTCTTTTTGCCGATGACGAACAGCAAAAAAACACCCTGTGGAAATTGCGCCGCAAGGTAGGGGAGGCGGTAAAGGCTCATTCAGTATATAAGGAAGAGGATACGGTCGTTCCGCGCTTTGCACTTCCGGTGCTGTTGAATGGGGTGAAGGAAATTGGAAGAAAATACGGGTTTCATTCGGTGTGTTACGGACATGCCGGCGACGGTAACCTGCACGTGAACATTATTCGCGGGGAGCTCTCCGAGGAACAGTGGAACGAGACCCTTCAAAAAGGAATCCGCGAAATTTTTGAGCTCACTGCCTCGTTAGGCGGTACCATTTCCGGTGAGCACGGTATCGGTTACGTGCAACGACCATTCCTCGATGTGGTATTTTCATCTACGCACCGAAACA
- a CDS encoding Na+/H+ antiporter NhaC family protein yields the protein MRTSFLLLFLLTAFGAAGAQSEPGPEDYRVELSAFSVKGIPTTGTISLLNDSLMNNWGQGAVPAVVNGERRYIDFQGGEGSFTVSFDRNEPFSIRVGQFAHVQDMTPMPLWLSVLPPLIAIALALVFKEVIASLFLGLLFGAGCVGYYSTGWSGAAGGFFRVIDTYIISALNDWGHLAVILFSLFIGAIVAIVTKNGGMLGVVNRISRLAKTPRSGQLTTWGMGLAIFFDDYANTLVVGNTLRPVTDRLRISREKLSYIVDSTAAPMAAIALVTTWIGAQLGYIDDGLKIINADETVIASGSYAVMVQSLAYSYYPILTLVFIFMLVWMGRDYGPMYRAEVAARKRPEGQADKNYQQSKELEALQPEDGINLRPLNAIIPIAVVIFGTVAGLLITGWDSATWAQSDTGFFRKLALNIGDSDSYTSLLWSSLAGLATAILLTVTQGIMPLGDTLEAMFTGFKTMLGAIAILVLAWSLAAITEQMHSADYLTGILTGNIPYWLLPGLTFLLAALVAFSTGSSWGTMAILYPLMLPLSWSVCMAAGCDMAVGQSIFFHVVSAVLAGSVLGDHCSPISDTTILSSMAASVNHIAHVQTQLPYALTVGAVAFVLSVAAALLQVNGLVFIAPGVLVLWLVIRVVGKEVEGRGR from the coding sequence ATGCGAACATCATTCCTGTTGCTTTTTCTGTTGACGGCTTTCGGGGCTGCCGGTGCGCAAAGCGAGCCGGGGCCTGAAGACTATCGCGTGGAGCTTTCGGCTTTTTCGGTGAAAGGCATTCCCACTACCGGAACCATTTCGCTGCTCAATGACAGTTTGATGAACAATTGGGGCCAGGGAGCTGTGCCTGCCGTGGTCAACGGTGAGCGCAGGTACATTGATTTTCAAGGAGGGGAAGGCTCTTTTACCGTCAGTTTCGACCGAAACGAGCCCTTTTCGATACGCGTGGGGCAGTTTGCACACGTGCAGGATATGACCCCCATGCCTCTGTGGCTGTCGGTTTTGCCGCCGCTGATTGCCATTGCACTGGCGCTGGTTTTTAAGGAAGTGATAGCCTCCCTGTTTCTGGGCTTGCTGTTTGGCGCCGGATGTGTGGGCTACTACAGCACGGGCTGGAGCGGTGCAGCGGGTGGGTTTTTCAGGGTGATTGATACCTACATCATTTCGGCACTCAACGACTGGGGCCACCTGGCTGTGATTCTTTTTTCGCTCTTTATCGGTGCCATTGTGGCCATCGTCACCAAAAACGGCGGTATGCTGGGTGTGGTGAATCGCATTTCGCGATTAGCCAAAACGCCCCGCTCCGGACAGCTTACCACATGGGGAATGGGTCTCGCTATTTTCTTTGACGACTACGCCAATACACTGGTGGTGGGTAATACCCTGCGGCCCGTAACCGACCGATTGCGCATCTCGCGCGAAAAACTGAGCTACATTGTGGATTCTACCGCTGCACCCATGGCAGCCATTGCCCTTGTTACTACGTGGATAGGTGCACAGCTTGGCTATATTGACGACGGCTTGAAAATCATCAATGCCGATGAAACGGTTATCGCTTCGGGTAGTTACGCCGTGATGGTGCAGTCGCTGGCATATTCGTACTATCCCATTCTCACGCTGGTCTTTATTTTTATGCTGGTGTGGATGGGGCGCGATTACGGTCCGATGTACCGCGCCGAAGTGGCCGCCCGCAAACGACCCGAGGGTCAGGCGGACAAAAACTACCAGCAAAGCAAGGAACTGGAGGCCCTTCAGCCCGAGGACGGTATCAATCTCCGGCCGCTCAACGCCATCATTCCCATTGCGGTGGTGATTTTTGGAACCGTAGCCGGTTTGCTCATTACAGGCTGGGATTCGGCAACATGGGCGCAAAGCGACACCGGATTTTTCAGAAAACTGGCACTTAACATCGGCGATAGCGATTCATACACTTCGTTGTTGTGGTCTTCGCTTGCCGGACTTGCCACTGCCATTCTGCTCACCGTAACCCAAGGCATCATGCCGCTGGGCGACACGCTCGAGGCCATGTTTACAGGTTTTAAAACCATGCTTGGGGCCATTGCTATTTTGGTGTTGGCGTGGTCGCTGGCGGCCATTACCGAACAGATGCACAGCGCCGATTACCTTACGGGCATCCTCACCGGAAACATTCCTTATTGGTTGCTGCCAGGACTTACTTTTTTGCTGGCCGCTTTGGTTGCGTTTTCAACGGGTTCGTCGTGGGGCACCATGGCCATACTCTACCCGTTGATGCTACCACTGAGCTGGTCGGTTTGCATGGCGGCCGGTTGTGATATGGCAGTGGGGCAGTCTATTTTCTTTCACGTAGTATCGGCGGTGCTGGCCGGCTCCGTGCTTGGCGACCATTGTTCACCCATTTCCGACACCACCATACTTAGCTCCATGGCCGCGTCGGTGAACCACATAGCGCACGTTCAAACGCAGTTGCCCTATGCGCTCACGGTGGGTGCTGTGGCCTTTGTGCTTTCGGTTGCAGCGGCACTGCTGCAAGTAAACGGACTGGTTTTTATTGCCCCGGGAGTCCTTGTGTTGTGGCTGGTGATCAGGGTAGTGGGGAAGGAGGTTGAGGGCAGGGGGCGGTAG
- a CDS encoding DUF4349 domain-containing protein — translation MNNRKLGFARGRLLALGLLIVIAGCGGSGDSAYTDTVSEPHVPSQKASVETQQPRESRMIRTGRLVFETEDPSATRSFLVEEINLRDGYITSDETSKSLNRLSTTLEVRIPSEQFGGFLERVSDHVTRFDTRHISARDVSEEYVDVEARLKTKKDLETRYLELLSKAVTISEMLEIEHQIGLLRAEIESMEGRLKYLDNRVSYSTLSITYYELTPEEKRFGSRFIVAFKSGWDNLISFLIMMTHIWPFFAIGIAIALGFSYFGKRKRTK, via the coding sequence ATGAACAATCGAAAATTAGGATTTGCCCGTGGGCGGCTCCTCGCATTGGGGTTGCTTATTGTTATTGCCGGTTGCGGTGGTAGCGGAGACAGCGCCTATACGGACACTGTTTCGGAGCCGCATGTACCGTCTCAGAAGGCATCTGTGGAAACGCAGCAACCTCGCGAGAGCAGGATGATCAGAACCGGTCGACTGGTCTTTGAAACCGAAGACCCTTCCGCCACGCGTTCATTCCTGGTAGAGGAAATCAACCTACGGGATGGCTATATTACCTCCGATGAAACGAGTAAATCGTTAAACCGACTGAGCACCACGCTGGAGGTTCGCATTCCGTCGGAGCAGTTTGGGGGTTTTTTAGAGCGTGTTTCCGATCATGTAACGAGGTTTGATACCCGCCATATTTCAGCCCGGGATGTTAGCGAGGAATATGTGGACGTGGAAGCCCGGCTCAAAACCAAAAAAGATCTTGAGACCCGCTATCTTGAGCTGCTGTCAAAGGCTGTGACCATTTCGGAGATGCTTGAGATTGAACACCAGATCGGGTTGCTCAGGGCCGAAATTGAGTCCATGGAAGGCCGACTGAAATACCTCGACAACAGGGTGTCGTATTCCACGCTGAGCATTACCTACTATGAGCTGACGCCCGAGGAAAAGCGTTTCGGTTCGCGGTTTATTGTGGCGTTTAAAAGCGGGTGGGACAACCTTATCTCCTTCCTGATTATGATGACCCACATTTGGCCGTTTTTCGCCATCGGTATTGCCATTGCGCTTGGCTTTAGCTATTTCGGAAAACGCAAGCGGACGAAATAG